The Flaviramulus sp. BrNp1-15 genome has a window encoding:
- a CDS encoding nickel-binding protein has protein sequence MPIYLDLHEMPDGVTAEHVAEMHQADLKIEHLHNCRGLTYWCDEKRQTAFCLIEAPNKQALKNLHAQAHGDIPLKIIEVDDTIVESFLGRIEDPEKSKNTELNIINDPAFRVLMVIESSNYLKHLETNQFSIFAQKFHDNISKTLKKFNGRVVKKDNNSYLVSFKSVTDAVSCGSKVQSQFKPNQNSSTSKLNIALTSGIPITTNKESIFEDTITLATRMCNVIKNQLVITTEVKLLYESENRNSFINNEIIKTLKPNEEKFLTQLIDFVEQIWNKPNFNVNDFSKALGLSKSQLYRKLTHLTGQSPNNFLKEFRLHKALNLIHKQYGNISEIAFETGFNSAAYFSKCFLDKYGVLPSKYIQQHVV, from the coding sequence ATGCCAATATATCTAGATCTTCATGAAATGCCTGATGGTGTTACTGCAGAACATGTAGCAGAAATGCATCAAGCCGATTTAAAAATAGAACATCTACATAATTGTCGCGGATTGACTTATTGGTGTGACGAAAAAAGGCAAACAGCTTTCTGTTTAATAGAGGCTCCAAACAAACAAGCTCTTAAAAATTTACATGCTCAGGCTCATGGAGATATTCCTTTAAAAATAATTGAGGTAGACGACACAATTGTAGAATCATTTTTAGGAAGAATAGAAGATCCTGAAAAATCGAAAAATACTGAGTTAAATATTATAAACGACCCCGCTTTTAGGGTATTAATGGTCATTGAAAGTAGTAATTATTTAAAACATCTTGAAACTAATCAATTTTCCATATTTGCTCAAAAATTTCATGATAATATTTCTAAAACTTTAAAAAAATTTAACGGTCGCGTTGTAAAAAAAGATAACAACTCTTATTTAGTATCCTTTAAATCTGTAACCGATGCTGTTTCATGTGGTTCGAAAGTACAGTCGCAATTTAAACCTAATCAAAATTCCTCTACAAGTAAACTTAATATTGCTTTAACTTCTGGTATTCCTATAACTACTAATAAAGAAAGTATTTTTGAAGATACCATTACACTTGCCACACGCATGTGTAACGTTATTAAGAACCAATTAGTAATTACTACCGAAGTAAAATTATTATATGAAAGTGAAAACAGAAATTCTTTCATTAATAATGAAATTATAAAAACATTAAAACCTAATGAAGAAAAATTCCTAACTCAATTAATTGATTTTGTAGAACAAATTTGGAATAAACCCAACTTTAATGTTAATGATTTTAGCAAAGCTTTAGGTTTAAGTAAATCGCAGCTTTACAGAAAATTAACTCATTTAACAGGACAATCTCCAAATAATTTCCTAAAAGAATTTAGGTTACATAAAGCTTTGAATTTAATACATAAGCAATATGGTAACATTTCTGAAATTGCATTTGAGACAGGTTTTAATAGTGCTGCATATTTTTCAAAGTGTTTTCTTGATAAATATGGTGTTCTCCCTTCAAAATATATTCAGCAGCATGTAGTGTAA
- a CDS encoding M20/M25/M40 family metallo-hydrolase encodes MKNIILLLGFLLVIGCKSSKIELATVTDVEKSLSYLASDELEGRQTGTIGIEKAAVYIENTFKENGVKPYFKTYRDSFNLKNIVGYNIVGYIEGTDENLKDEFVILGAHYDHIGKGKEVDGDVIANGANDDASGTVAVLEWAKYFSKAKNNKRSVLFTLYAAEEMGLKGSEHLAEKLKTANIDLYTMINFEMVGVPRAEREVLAYITGYDKSNIAEKLNVYANEEIIGFLPQAKEYNLFKRSDNFSFYNEFKTPSHAISTFDFTNFEYYHHVDDEVDKMDFEHMTSFINKMIPALQGMINAPTKEIIMNDE; translated from the coding sequence ATGAAAAATATTATACTACTCTTAGGTTTTTTACTTGTAATAGGATGTAAGTCTTCTAAAATAGAACTAGCTACTGTTACTGATGTTGAGAAAAGTTTGTCTTATTTAGCTTCAGATGAATTAGAAGGAAGACAAACAGGAACTATAGGTATAGAAAAAGCAGCTGTTTATATAGAAAATACTTTTAAAGAAAACGGAGTTAAACCTTATTTCAAAACTTACAGAGATAGTTTCAATCTAAAAAACATTGTTGGTTATAATATTGTTGGTTATATAGAAGGAACTGATGAAAATCTTAAAGATGAATTTGTGATTTTAGGTGCACATTATGATCATATTGGTAAAGGAAAAGAAGTTGATGGAGATGTGATTGCAAATGGTGCCAATGATGATGCATCTGGTACGGTAGCCGTTTTAGAATGGGCAAAATATTTTTCAAAAGCCAAAAATAATAAGCGAAGTGTTTTATTTACATTGTACGCAGCAGAAGAAATGGGTTTAAAAGGCTCTGAACATTTAGCAGAAAAATTAAAAACAGCTAATATAGATTTATACACCATGATAAATTTTGAAATGGTAGGAGTGCCTAGAGCAGAAAGGGAAGTTCTGGCTTACATAACAGGTTATGATAAATCTAATATTGCAGAAAAGTTAAATGTTTATGCAAATGAAGAAATAATTGGTTTTTTACCTCAAGCTAAAGAATATAATCTTTTTAAGCGTTCAGATAATTTTTCATTTTATAATGAATTTAAAACGCCATCGCATGCCATATCAACATTCGATTTTACAAATTTTGAATATTATCACCATGTAGATGATGAAGTTGATAAAATGGATTTTGAACATATGACGAGCTTTATAAATAAAATGATTCCTGCTTTACAAGGCATGATAAATGCTCCAACAAAAGAGATAATAATGAATGATGAGTAA
- a CDS encoding SDR family oxidoreductase, whose protein sequence is MMSKNIIITGTSRGIGFELVQLFAKAGHKVLALSRNEKPVQNLKLDNVTCFSFDLGNIEAYKKVESFITDNWKQVDILINNAGALLNKPFSETNIKDFEAVYKTNVFGVAELTRLMLPFMKEGSHVVTISSMGGVQGSMKFPGLAAYSSSKAAVITLTELLAEEYKDSGISFNVLALGAVQTEMLEDAFPGYQAPTTALEMAEYILDFSLNGNKYYNGKLLQVSNSTP, encoded by the coding sequence ATGATGAGTAAAAACATAATAATAACAGGAACAAGTAGGGGAATAGGTTTTGAGTTAGTTCAACTTTTTGCTAAAGCAGGACATAAAGTTTTAGCGCTTTCGCGGAATGAAAAACCGGTACAAAATTTAAAATTAGATAATGTAACCTGCTTTTCATTCGATTTAGGAAATATTGAAGCCTACAAAAAAGTTGAAAGTTTTATAACTGATAATTGGAAGCAAGTAGATATATTAATTAATAATGCTGGAGCTTTACTCAATAAACCATTCTCTGAAACTAATATTAAAGATTTTGAAGCTGTTTATAAAACCAATGTTTTTGGAGTAGCGGAGTTAACACGCTTAATGTTGCCTTTTATGAAAGAAGGTAGTCATGTAGTAACCATAAGTTCTATGGGTGGAGTTCAAGGTAGTATGAAGTTTCCGGGTTTAGCAGCTTATAGCTCAAGTAAAGCTGCAGTTATAACATTAACCGAGCTATTAGCAGAAGAATATAAAGATTCAGGTATCTCTTTTAATGTGTTAGCATTAGGAGCAGTACAAACCGAAATGCTTGAAGATGCTTTTCCTGGTTATCAAGCACCAACTACAGCTTTAGAAATGGCAGAATATATTCTGGATTTTTCACTTAATGGAAATAAATATTATAATGGAAAGTTGTTACAGGTTTCAAATTCTACTCCTTAA
- a CDS encoding HAD family phosphatase, protein MSKYKCVIFDCDGVLVDSEPIGNRVLVNMANEYGADIDLNYAMKHFKGSFIDACVEQISKLTTVPLQENFIEEYRKRSYEAFKINIKPIEGVKNVLQNLNTSFCVASSGPETKIKLNLELTHLLPFFENKIFSCYAIQKWKPDPAVFLWAAKTMGFQPNECLIIEDSLSGVHAAKNGGFDVFGFTAHDYNNELKNVATKTFDSMDMLLKML, encoded by the coding sequence ATGAGTAAATACAAGTGTGTTATTTTTGATTGTGATGGAGTTTTGGTTGATAGCGAACCTATAGGTAATAGGGTTTTAGTTAATATGGCAAATGAATATGGCGCTGATATTGATTTAAATTATGCTATGAAACATTTCAAAGGGAGTTTTATAGATGCGTGTGTTGAACAAATATCAAAATTAACTACAGTTCCATTACAGGAGAATTTTATTGAAGAATATCGCAAGAGAAGTTATGAAGCTTTTAAGATAAATATAAAACCTATTGAAGGAGTTAAAAATGTTTTACAAAATTTAAATACTTCTTTTTGTGTAGCTTCTAGCGGACCAGAAACCAAAATAAAACTTAATTTAGAGCTAACTCATTTATTGCCTTTTTTTGAGAATAAAATTTTTAGTTGTTACGCCATTCAAAAATGGAAGCCAGATCCAGCTGTTTTTTTGTGGGCAGCAAAAACTATGGGTTTTCAACCTAATGAATGTTTAATTATTGAAGATAGTTTGTCCGGGGTTCATGCTGCAAAAAATGGAGGGTTTGATGTTTTTGGATTTACTGCTCATGATTATAATAATGAGTTAAAAAATGTTGCAACAAAAACATTTGATAGTATGGATATGCTATTAAAAATGCTTTAA
- a CDS encoding glucosyltransferase domain-containing protein — translation MINSKVINKYPILVYSITALIACILLNLGIFRDYAFRDAYEYIWTANNSPFFINEFVQGGRFLLGIICKFVYGDFSDTTSDLKWVRLFSLITSVLFSVQIFSFLLKQKLKIFEAALFSFLVLTIPSFTVYMGWTATHEIPFILNITFFAGLRLLIVIEKKEKVVLNYLTALFLVVVSLCIYQPAATAFLIPFTFLIVITKTFSLKKFISLLLFLSFAFILYFLIFKLSLNWYNLEPARRAEIDILKLPLNVIRFYLKEFRMLLYGNGILILPLLFFVVGTFSFLGFFYSLYQKKKKTTELFILISFLILIFPVSYSPNILSSTSYVCSRTIAPAAIIFLFYQFMFFRELCLKNNAYKLTALTLAFLTIIISSVNQNIYISKIQNKEYNAIKNTFNSIPLDNRKKIIIIKPKEEFLQEFKFYKRIYADEFAQVSSSRIWVPKPMFNQILKERLDSLELDNNYFVMNDIEVYDMNGKYDKTDAIIINLIDVLKKEFGKK, via the coding sequence TTGATAAACTCCAAAGTCATTAATAAATACCCTATTTTAGTTTATAGTATTACTGCATTGATTGCTTGTATTTTATTAAACCTAGGGATTTTTAGAGACTATGCTTTTAGAGATGCTTATGAATATATTTGGACTGCAAACAATAGTCCTTTTTTTATTAATGAATTTGTACAAGGCGGGCGATTCCTATTAGGTATTATTTGCAAGTTTGTTTATGGTGATTTTAGTGATACCACTTCAGACTTAAAATGGGTTAGACTATTTTCATTGATAACTTCAGTTCTTTTTTCAGTACAAATTTTCAGCTTTTTACTCAAACAAAAACTAAAAATATTTGAAGCTGCTTTATTTTCATTTTTAGTTTTAACTATTCCATCCTTTACTGTTTATATGGGTTGGACTGCAACACATGAAATTCCTTTCATATTAAATATTACATTTTTTGCTGGTTTGCGCCTACTAATTGTGATTGAAAAAAAAGAAAAAGTTGTTTTAAACTATTTAACTGCACTCTTTTTAGTTGTTGTTAGTTTATGTATTTATCAACCTGCCGCAACAGCCTTTTTAATTCCATTCACTTTTTTAATTGTAATTACTAAAACATTCTCTTTAAAAAAGTTTATATCGTTACTACTTTTTCTAAGTTTTGCATTCATCTTATACTTTCTAATTTTTAAACTCTCTTTGAATTGGTATAATTTGGAGCCAGCTAGAAGAGCTGAAATAGATATCCTAAAACTTCCATTAAATGTTATACGGTTTTACTTAAAAGAATTTAGAATGCTCCTTTATGGTAATGGAATTTTAATACTTCCATTATTATTTTTTGTAGTTGGAACATTTAGCTTTTTAGGTTTTTTCTATTCACTTTATCAAAAAAAGAAAAAAACAACTGAGTTATTTATATTAATATCATTTTTGATTTTAATTTTTCCTGTAAGTTATTCTCCTAATATATTATCTTCAACAAGTTATGTTTGTAGTAGAACCATCGCTCCTGCTGCAATTATATTTCTATTTTATCAGTTTATGTTTTTTAGAGAATTATGTTTAAAGAATAACGCTTACAAACTAACCGCTTTAACCTTAGCATTTTTGACAATTATTATTAGTTCAGTAAATCAAAATATTTATATCTCAAAAATTCAAAACAAAGAATATAATGCTATAAAAAACACATTTAATTCTATTCCTTTAGATAATAGAAAGAAGATTATCATCATTAAACCAAAAGAAGAATTTCTTCAAGAGTTTAAATTTTACAAACGAATTTATGCAGATGAATTTGCACAAGTTTCTTCTTCTAGGATTTGGGTTCCTAAACCAATGTTCAATCAAATATTAAAAGAGCGATTAGACTCTTTGGAGTTAGATAATAATTATTTTGTAATGAACGATATTGAAGTTTATGATATGAATGGTAAATATGATAAAACCGATGCTATTATAATTAACCTAATAGATGTTTTAAAAAAAGAATTTGGTAAGAAATAA
- a CDS encoding SprT-like domain-containing protein, whose product MQNQLVSYLPEKTLPQVLKLLEHDNLLVKIKNERKTRHGDYMRLPNGKHQITINSNLNKYRFLITLIHEIAHFEAYKNYGRFIKPHGIEWKRTFQHLMLPFINPETFPNQLLPLLAKHFKNPKASSDTDVQLAYALKQFDEPNNKTYIFEIPLGSAFKLYNGKVFKKGNQRVKRYECVEVKTGKLYLFNPNAEVELLKENYE is encoded by the coding sequence ATGCAAAATCAACTTGTAAGTTACTTACCAGAAAAAACATTACCTCAAGTTCTAAAATTATTAGAGCACGATAATTTATTAGTTAAAATTAAAAACGAACGTAAAACACGTCATGGAGATTATATGCGATTGCCAAATGGAAAGCATCAAATAACTATAAATTCTAACTTAAATAAGTATCGATTTTTGATTACACTTATTCATGAGATTGCGCATTTTGAAGCCTATAAAAATTATGGACGTTTTATAAAACCACATGGAATTGAATGGAAACGTACGTTTCAGCATTTAATGTTACCATTTATAAATCCTGAAACTTTCCCAAATCAATTGCTTCCGCTTTTAGCAAAACATTTTAAAAATCCAAAGGCTTCTAGCGACACAGATGTGCAATTAGCCTACGCTTTAAAGCAATTCGACGAACCAAACAATAAAACTTATATATTTGAAATACCTTTGGGAAGCGCTTTTAAATTATATAATGGAAAAGTTTTCAAAAAAGGAAATCAAAGAGTAAAGCGTTATGAGTGTGTTGAGGTTAAAACAGGAAAATTATACCTTTTTAACCCTAATGCAGAAGTAGAATTACTAAAAGAAAATTATGAATAA
- a CDS encoding mannose-1-phosphate guanylyltransferase — protein MNKNYYAILMAGGVGSRFWPVSTQDFPKQFHDMLGTGDTLIQKTFHRLAKLIPKENIFILTNERYNDLVLEQLPEVTQRQVVLEPAMRNTAPCILYASLKIQKQNPDAVMIVAPSDHWIEDETTFSKNVQQAFDFCSNNNALMTLGIQPTFPNTGYGYIEFEKTSTEIVKLVNQFREKPDYETAKEFIAQGNFLWNAGIFMWSAKSVVEAFQNNQPDLYKHFEKGISVYNTNFEDDFIKENYPLAENISVDYAIMEKSDNVFVIAAEFDWNDLGTWGSLYDKLDKDDDGNAVVNARTLTDEASGNMIRTKNDKIVVVDGLKDYIIVDKDEVLLIFPKEKEQDIKKVLQKVKDKYGEQYG, from the coding sequence ATGAATAAAAATTATTATGCCATATTAATGGCCGGAGGAGTAGGATCAAGGTTTTGGCCTGTTAGTACACAAGATTTTCCAAAACAGTTTCACGATATGTTAGGAACTGGAGATACGTTAATTCAAAAAACGTTTCATAGGCTTGCAAAATTAATTCCGAAAGAAAATATTTTTATTTTAACTAATGAGCGTTATAATGATTTGGTTTTAGAGCAATTACCAGAAGTTACTCAAAGGCAAGTAGTTTTAGAGCCTGCTATGAGAAATACAGCACCTTGTATTTTATATGCATCTTTAAAAATTCAAAAACAAAATCCAGATGCGGTAATGATTGTCGCACCAAGTGATCACTGGATTGAAGATGAAACAACGTTTTCTAAAAACGTGCAACAAGCTTTCGATTTTTGTTCAAACAATAATGCTTTAATGACATTAGGTATTCAACCAACATTTCCAAACACAGGTTATGGTTATATTGAGTTTGAAAAAACTTCAACAGAAATAGTTAAACTGGTTAACCAATTTAGAGAAAAACCCGATTACGAAACTGCAAAAGAATTTATAGCTCAAGGTAATTTTTTATGGAATGCGGGTATTTTCATGTGGAGTGCAAAAAGTGTGGTTGAGGCATTTCAAAATAATCAACCAGATTTATATAAGCATTTTGAGAAAGGAATTTCTGTTTATAATACTAACTTTGAAGACGATTTTATAAAAGAAAATTATCCTTTAGCAGAAAATATTTCGGTAGATTATGCTATTATGGAAAAGTCTGATAATGTTTTTGTTATAGCAGCAGAATTTGATTGGAACGATTTAGGAACTTGGGGTAGCTTATATGATAAATTAGATAAAGATGACGATGGTAACGCAGTTGTAAATGCCAGAACATTAACCGATGAGGCTTCAGGAAATATGATACGTACAAAAAACGATAAAATTGTAGTTGTTGATGGTTTAAAAGATTATATAATTGTTGATAAAGACGAAGTTTTGCTTATCTTTCCTAAGGAAAAAGAACAAGATATTAAAAAAGTACTCCAAAAAGTTAAAGATAAATATGGAGAGCAATATGGTTAA
- a CDS encoding DUF389 domain-containing protein: protein MSEESKFNFSEEELKNEQAVEQSKEAIKKDAQGLFKNIKTFFSELLDFREDTDRDATIDAIKGDIPFKGATAWILVCSIFVASIGLNANSTAVVIGAMLISPLMGPILGVGLSIAINDIDTLKRSLINLATMIVLSLLTAFLFFWLFPLSEDTSELLGRVQPDIRDVLIAFFGGLALIIARTKRGTIASVIFGVAIATALMPPLCTAGYGLAKGKWDYFLGAMYLFTINTIFIALATFLVLKVLRFPMLKYANSAKRKRVARLASLLAVVVMIPAIWTFISVLKQSRFEIDAKQFINSELETLPNANYIKKYATYSYDPEGESIIELIPFGTDEIPQSTQDLLQQRFSNYNALSSTKLYINQVKNRTINNLEYMEELRTRDSLDLLSQTQKIAFLENKVKELSKLEKNYIPFDELTKEVKINYETIEQFSYANVIHSNFSKMDTLSVFSVKWVDSLAKEDVRKKDKEKLEKWLKLKLNLDTLVVKRVN, encoded by the coding sequence ATGAGTGAAGAAAGTAAATTCAATTTCTCTGAGGAGGAATTAAAAAATGAACAAGCTGTAGAGCAGTCTAAAGAAGCTATAAAAAAAGATGCTCAAGGATTGTTTAAAAACATAAAAACTTTTTTTAGTGAGTTATTAGATTTTAGAGAGGACACAGATAGAGACGCAACTATTGATGCTATAAAAGGGGATATTCCCTTTAAAGGTGCCACGGCTTGGATTTTAGTTTGTTCTATTTTTGTAGCATCAATTGGCTTAAATGCTAATTCTACTGCTGTTGTAATTGGAGCCATGTTAATTTCTCCACTTATGGGGCCTATTTTAGGTGTTGGTCTTTCTATTGCTATTAATGATATAGATACTTTAAAACGCTCCTTAATAAACTTAGCAACTATGATTGTATTAAGTTTATTAACCGCTTTTTTATTCTTTTGGTTATTTCCGTTAAGCGAAGATACATCAGAACTTTTGGGTAGAGTACAACCTGATATTAGAGATGTTTTAATTGCCTTTTTTGGTGGTTTAGCATTAATTATCGCTCGAACAAAACGAGGCACTATAGCATCAGTAATTTTTGGTGTAGCAATTGCCACAGCATTAATGCCGCCATTATGTACTGCTGGTTACGGTTTAGCAAAAGGTAAATGGGATTACTTTTTAGGGGCGATGTACCTGTTTACAATAAATACCATTTTTATTGCATTGGCAACATTTTTAGTGCTTAAAGTGTTACGTTTTCCAATGCTTAAATACGCTAATTCAGCTAAAAGAAAACGTGTGGCAAGACTTGCATCATTATTAGCTGTTGTAGTTATGATTCCAGCTATTTGGACATTTATTAGTGTTTTAAAACAAAGTAGGTTCGAAATTGATGCTAAACAATTTATTAATTCAGAATTAGAAACATTACCTAATGCTAATTACATTAAAAAATATGCAACGTATTCGTATGACCCAGAAGGAGAGTCTATAATCGAGTTAATTCCTTTTGGTACAGATGAAATTCCACAAAGTACACAAGATTTATTACAGCAACGTTTTTCTAACTATAATGCTTTAAGTAGTACAAAGCTATATATAAACCAGGTTAAAAATAGAACGATTAATAATTTAGAGTATATGGAAGAGCTTCGAACCAGAGACTCTTTAGATTTACTGTCACAAACTCAAAAAATAGCTTTTTTAGAAAATAAAGTTAAAGAGCTTTCAAAGCTTGAAAAAAATTACATCCCTTTTGATGAATTAACCAAAGAGGTTAAAATTAATTATGAAACTATTGAGCAATTTTCGTATGCTAATGTAATTCATTCTAATTTCTCTAAAATGGATACTTTATCTGTTTTTTCAGTAAAATGGGTAGATTCTTTAGCTAAAGAAGATGTTAGAAAAAAGGATAAAGAAAAGCTTGAAAAGTGGTTAAAACTGAAGCTTAATTTGGATACTTTGGTTGTGAAGCGAGTTAATTAA
- a CDS encoding serpin family protein, with protein MKKIIILLLIVSSISFLSFNTTEDCKKYFNGKWKYERYDVEYIYVERNDKKQFEYMGNGKYYYEFDIEWKTDCKYELTYIGTTSPNPAAAEVGEKFTIEIIKINDSVTEYKTVFRNLEDVGKMIRIK; from the coding sequence ATGAAAAAAATAATAATCTTACTGCTTATTGTTTCTTCAATTTCTTTTCTGTCTTTCAATACTACTGAAGATTGCAAAAAATACTTCAATGGTAAGTGGAAGTATGAACGTTATGATGTTGAATATATTTATGTAGAAAGAAATGATAAAAAACAGTTCGAATACATGGGAAACGGAAAATATTATTATGAATTTGATATTGAATGGAAAACGGATTGCAAATATGAATTAACTTATATAGGTACTACTAGTCCCAACCCAGCTGCAGCAGAAGTTGGAGAAAAATTCACAATTGAAATAATAAAGATAAATGACTCTGTAACGGAATATAAAACTGTTTTTAGGAATTTAGAAGATGTTGGAAAAATGATTAGGATTAAGTAA
- a CDS encoding ABC transporter ATP-binding protein, which translates to MIEVKNLHKSFGDAHILKGITTTFDKGKTNLIIGQSGSGKTVFLKCLLGLFDYEEGTISYDGKIFSQLTEDEKRNLRAKIGMVFQGSALFDSMTIAQNVMFPLQMFTKQSKSEMQDRVDFVLKRVNLEGAHNKMPSEASGGMQKRVAIARAIVNNPKYLFCDEPNSGLDPKTAIVIDNLIQEITDEYQITTVINSHDMNSVMEIGEKIVFLKDGLKAWEGSNKTIFKTDNEVVTDFVYSSNLFKKVRKMYLEENQ; encoded by the coding sequence ATGATTGAGGTTAAAAATTTACATAAATCGTTTGGAGATGCTCATATTTTAAAAGGCATTACTACCACTTTTGATAAAGGAAAAACCAATCTTATAATTGGACAAAGTGGCTCTGGTAAAACCGTATTTTTAAAATGCTTACTTGGTTTATTTGATTATGAGGAAGGTACTATTTCATATGATGGAAAAATATTTTCGCAATTAACCGAAGATGAAAAAAGAAATTTACGTGCCAAAATTGGTATGGTTTTTCAAGGTAGTGCATTATTTGATTCTATGACTATTGCACAAAATGTGATGTTTCCGTTGCAAATGTTTACCAAACAAAGTAAAAGTGAAATGCAAGACCGTGTAGACTTTGTTTTAAAACGGGTAAACCTTGAAGGCGCACATAATAAAATGCCAAGTGAAGCTTCTGGAGGTATGCAAAAACGTGTTGCTATTGCGCGTGCTATTGTAAATAATCCTAAATATTTGTTTTGTGATGAGCCTAATTCTGGATTAGACCCAAAAACAGCTATTGTAATAGATAACTTAATACAGGAAATTACAGATGAGTACCAAATAACAACTGTTATTAACTCTCACGATATGAATTCGGTTATGGAAATTGGTGAAAAAATTGTGTTTCTAAAAGATGGTTTAAAAGCTTGGGAAGGCTCTAATAAAACTATTTTTAAAACCGACAATGAAGTGGTTACAGATTTTGTGTATTCATCTAACTTATTTAAAAAAGTACGTAAAATGTACTTGGAGGAGAATCAATAA
- a CDS encoding ABC transporter permease, with product MTYLHNIGTYFMMIAEMFRKPTKWSVMKQLIFKDIEDLIIGSLGIVAFIAFFVGGVVTIQTALNISNPLIPKYLVGFATRQSIVLEFAPTFISIIMAGKVGSFITSSIGTMRVTEQIDALEVMGINSLNYLVFPKFIALMLYPFVISIAMFLGILGGMAACVYGGFSSYEDYVIGVQTDFIPFHITYAFIKTFVFAFVLATIPSFHGYFMKGGALEVGKASTTSFVWTSVVIILLNYLLTQMLLS from the coding sequence ATGACATACCTTCACAATATTGGAACTTATTTTATGATGATTGCCGAAATGTTTCGCAAGCCTACTAAATGGAGCGTTATGAAGCAACTCATTTTTAAAGATATTGAAGACTTGATAATAGGCTCTTTAGGCATTGTAGCTTTTATAGCGTTTTTTGTTGGAGGTGTTGTTACTATTCAAACCGCTTTAAATATTAGTAACCCTTTAATTCCAAAATACTTAGTTGGTTTTGCTACCAGACAATCAATTGTTTTAGAATTTGCACCTACATTTATATCTATTATTATGGCGGGTAAAGTAGGGTCTTTTATCACGTCTAGTATAGGCACCATGCGAGTTACAGAGCAAATAGACGCCTTAGAAGTTATGGGAATTAACTCATTAAACTACTTAGTGTTTCCTAAGTTTATTGCACTTATGCTCTACCCTTTTGTAATTTCTATAGCTATGTTTTTAGGAATTCTTGGAGGAATGGCTGCTTGTGTTTATGGTGGATTTAGCTCATATGAAGATTATGTAATTGGTGTTCAAACCGATTTTATACCATTTCATATTACGTATGCATTTATAAAAACCTTTGTTTTTGCTTTTGTTTTAGCAACTATTCCATCCTTTCATGGATATTTTATGAAAGGTGGAGCATTAGAGGTTGGTAAGGCCAGCACAACATCTTTTGTTTGGACCAGTGTGGTGATTATCCTTTTAAACTATTTACTAACCCAAATGCTGTTAAGTTAA